One region of Rhodocaloribacter litoris genomic DNA includes:
- a CDS encoding sigma-70 family RNA polymerase sigma factor, translating into MYVPRQQRMLDQYLQEIGQIPLLTPDEEVELARRIKQGDQEALHKLTRANLRFVVSVAKKYQGQGLTLADLINEGNYGLIKAAQRFDETRGFKFISYAVWWIRQAILQALAEQSRVVRLPLNRIGTISKIRKTSAKLAQVHERQPNIEELAEELDVDVEKIREAMQHTGRHLSMDAPFNEEDDNSLLDVLPDDEDASPDETLMDESLKIDIERALSMLHPREAEITRLYFGIGREHPLTLEEIGQRFGLTRERVRQIKEKALRKLRQKHRREELQMHIG; encoded by the coding sequence ATGTACGTCCCCCGCCAGCAACGCATGCTGGATCAGTATCTCCAGGAGATCGGTCAGATACCCCTGCTGACCCCTGATGAGGAAGTAGAACTGGCGCGTCGGATCAAGCAGGGCGACCAGGAGGCCCTGCACAAGCTGACCCGGGCCAACCTGCGCTTCGTGGTTTCCGTCGCAAAGAAGTATCAGGGCCAGGGGTTGACCCTCGCCGACCTGATCAATGAGGGCAACTACGGCCTGATCAAAGCGGCCCAGCGCTTCGACGAGACGCGTGGCTTCAAGTTCATCTCCTACGCCGTCTGGTGGATCCGGCAGGCCATCCTGCAGGCCCTGGCCGAGCAGAGCCGCGTCGTCCGCCTGCCGCTGAACCGCATCGGCACGATCTCCAAGATCCGCAAGACCAGCGCCAAGCTGGCCCAGGTCCACGAGCGCCAGCCCAACATCGAGGAGCTGGCCGAGGAACTCGATGTGGACGTGGAGAAGATCCGGGAGGCCATGCAGCACACCGGCCGCCATCTCTCGATGGACGCGCCCTTCAACGAGGAGGACGACAACAGCCTGCTCGACGTGCTGCCGGACGACGAGGACGCTTCGCCCGACGAGACGCTCATGGACGAATCGCTCAAGATCGACATCGAGCGCGCCCTGAGCATGCTCCACCCGCGCGAGGCCGAAATCACCCGCCTCTACTTCGGCATCGGCCGCGAGCACCCGCTCACGCTCGAGGAGATCGGCCAGCGTTTCGGCCTCACGCGCGAGCGCGTGCGGCAGATCAAAGAGAAAGCCCTGCGCAAGCTCCGCCAGAAGCACCGCCGCGAGGAACTCCAGATGCACATCGGTTGA